TGCCATGGACAATATCAAAGATAAGTCCGGGGAAGATCCCCTGAAGGTCTTCAAGCAGGCGATTGAAAATGTAAAACCTGTGCTGGAAGTCCGGTCCCGCCGCGTGGGCGGTGCCACCTATCAGGTCCCCGTCGAAGTAAATCCCAAACGCCGGCTCTCCCTGGCCCTTCGCTGGATTCTTACTGCAACTCGATCCCGTTCCGGAAAGGGAATGGCCGACAAGCTTGCCCAGGAGCTGCTGGACGCGTACCACAACCGCGGAACCGCCATCAAGAAGAAAGAAGATACGCAC
The genomic region above belongs to Thermoanaerobaculia bacterium and contains:
- the rpsG gene encoding 30S ribosomal protein S7, giving the protein MPRRREVPVREILPDPVYGSTLVSKFVNSIMKDGKKSTAEGIFYHAMDNIKDKSGEDPLKVFKQAIENVKPVLEVRSRRVGGATYQVPVEVNPKRRLSLALRWILTATRSRSGKGMADKLAQELLDAYHNRGTAIKKKEDTHKMAEANKAFAHYRW